A stretch of Equus przewalskii isolate Varuska chromosome 11, EquPr2, whole genome shotgun sequence DNA encodes these proteins:
- the LOC103563591 gene encoding olfactory receptor 4C11-like, translated as MMMNNSVTEFILAGLTQDSGKQKAIFGVFLILYLVTLLGNFLIVVTIKTCRTLGSPMYLFLFYLSFADACFSTTTAPRLIMDALSQKKTISFKECMTQVFAVHFFGCTEVFVLILMAFDRYVAICKPLRYTAIMSRQICVVLVILAWVGACIHSSAQIFLILRLPFCGPNVIDHYFCDLQPLLKLACMDTYVINVLVVSNSGALCMMSFVILLMSYVVILYSLRNHSAEGRQKALSTCTSHLIVVVIFFGPCIFIYTRPPTTFSIDKMVALFYTIGTPLLNPLIYTLRNAEVKNAMKKLWCSKV; from the coding sequence ATGATGATGAATAACAGTGTGACTGAATTCATTTTAGCTGGGTTGACACAGGATTCAGGAAAGCAGAAAGCAATATTTGGAGTCTTCTTGATTCTTTACCTCGTGACACTGTTGGGGAACTTTCTCATAGTAGTGACTATTAAAACATGCAGAACCCTTGGGAGCCCCATGTACCTCTTCCTTTTCTATCTGTCCTTTGCTGATGCTTGCTTCTCTACAACCACAGCTCCCAGATTGATTATGGATGCCCTTTCTCAGAAGAAGACCATTTCCTTCAAAGAGTGCATGACTCAGGTCTTTGCAGTCCACTTCTTTGGCTGTACAGAGGTTTTTGTGCTCATCCTCATGGCCTTTGATCGTTATGTAGCCATTTGTAAGCCCTTGAGATACACAGCCATCATGAGCCGGCAAATCTGTGTCGTGTTGGTGATTCTGGCCTGGGTGGGAGCTTGTATCCACTCTTCAGCACAGATTTTCCTGATTTTGAGATTGCCCTTCTGTGGTCCTAATGTGATTGACCACTATTTCTGTGACTTGCAGCCCTTATTGAAACTTGCCTGCATGGACACTTACGTGATAAATGTGTTAGTTGTTTCTAATAGTGGGGCCTTATGCATGATGAGTTTTGTAATTCTTCTTATGTCCTATGTTGTCATCTTGTACTCTCTGAGAAACCATAGTGCAGAAGGAAGGCAGAAAGCCCTTTCCACATGCACTTCTCACCTTATTGTGGTTGTCATATTTTTTGGTccgtgtatatttatatacacacgcCCACCAACCACATTTTCAATAGACAAGATGGTGGCTTTGTTTTATACAATTGGGACACCCTTGCTAAACCCACTGATCTATACACTTAGGAATGCAGAAGTGAAAAATGCCATGAAAAAGTTATGGTGTAGCAAAGTATGA